In Sulfurospirillum tamanense, one DNA window encodes the following:
- a CDS encoding HD domain-containing phosphohydrolase — MPRPPIILSFFALLVLYPATSFLLLDLGLLEHTTNIFPIWPPVGLALVFLILTKELRGSVPFLFAVIGLTNALVLSNSPLLSLGIALGSTLGPVMSYRLLKPILFEPIFSRINLTTGYLTALMMGATLSALNGNLWLLATGQMDFPFFPTGFIGWLVGDFIGMLLLSSIYIFATTPVRFSQKSMFLDLTFLGNTFLVFMLSYYLLTTTLLSHVEFFILIPLLIVLILHRERAIFINGIVLFAVGVYVILCPFGTCSTDNSLSFNVLHLQTFVFFVYAAGYILCAALNQGEALLKEQEQINEETLITFAQFIEEKDAYTAGHSGRVAEYSKAIAKHMGLSKKDQDLVYKAGLVHDIGKIITPESVLLKPGNLSQAEFELMKQHASVGAQMIGKIQSFRPLATIVRHHHEWFDGSGYPDGLKGKEIPLFSRIMIIADAFDAMTTNRIYKAKKTIPEAVEEIKAMQGTQFDPVVATYAAEVFSELTEIHAYEQNVIDFSSGAEAERFAYFFKDSLTGLYNGIYFDILMHHKAQEARYRCLNLVFIKGMNDYNHRFGWAKGDALLRAFATFLKQTLPDALLFRVYGDDFIILLPECLELSAQTFDGFEPLKQGNIDLSVRYIDLKKKHITSAHELEKALSRGI; from the coding sequence ATGCCTAGACCGCCCATTATTCTTTCTTTTTTTGCATTACTTGTTTTGTACCCAGCCACCTCTTTTTTACTTCTTGACCTTGGACTTTTAGAACACACTACGAACATTTTTCCCATTTGGCCTCCAGTAGGATTGGCACTTGTTTTTCTAATACTTACCAAGGAACTTCGAGGCTCCGTGCCGTTTCTTTTTGCGGTCATAGGCCTGACAAACGCTCTGGTACTCTCTAATTCTCCACTTCTCTCGCTGGGCATTGCGCTAGGAAGCACACTAGGTCCAGTGATGAGCTACCGATTACTAAAGCCCATCTTATTTGAACCTATTTTTAGCCGCATTAACCTCACGACCGGCTATCTCACAGCACTCATGATGGGTGCCACCCTCTCAGCCCTTAATGGTAATTTGTGGCTTTTGGCGACAGGGCAGATGGATTTTCCCTTTTTTCCCACAGGATTTATAGGCTGGCTAGTAGGAGACTTTATAGGAATGCTACTTTTAAGTTCGATTTATATTTTCGCAACCACACCAGTTCGATTTTCTCAAAAATCTATGTTTCTAGACCTTACTTTTCTAGGAAATACTTTTCTTGTCTTTATGCTTTCTTACTATCTTTTAACCACAACACTGCTCTCCCATGTGGAATTCTTTATTCTTATCCCTTTGCTGATTGTGCTTATTCTTCACCGTGAACGGGCTATTTTTATCAATGGCATCGTCTTGTTTGCAGTGGGTGTTTATGTTATTTTGTGCCCCTTTGGCACATGCTCTACCGACAACTCCCTCTCTTTTAATGTACTCCATCTCCAAACCTTTGTCTTTTTTGTCTACGCAGCAGGCTACATCTTGTGCGCTGCTTTAAACCAAGGAGAAGCACTCCTAAAAGAACAAGAGCAAATCAACGAAGAGACGCTCATTACCTTTGCCCAATTTATCGAAGAAAAAGATGCCTACACTGCTGGCCACTCAGGACGCGTTGCAGAATATTCAAAAGCCATAGCAAAACACATGGGTCTTTCTAAAAAAGACCAGGATTTGGTCTACAAAGCAGGGCTTGTGCATGACATTGGCAAAATCATTACCCCAGAAAGCGTTTTACTTAAACCTGGAAATTTAAGCCAAGCCGAGTTCGAGCTCATGAAACAACACGCTAGCGTGGGGGCTCAAATGATTGGAAAAATTCAAAGCTTTAGACCCCTTGCCACCATCGTGCGGCACCACCACGAGTGGTTTGATGGCTCAGGGTATCCTGATGGACTAAAAGGCAAAGAAATTCCTCTGTTTTCACGCATTATGATTATCGCTGATGCCTTTGATGCAATGACAACCAACCGCATTTACAAAGCGAAAAAAACCATTCCCGAGGCAGTTGAAGAGATAAAAGCCATGCAAGGAACGCAATTTGACCCCGTAGTTGCTACTTATGCTGCTGAGGTTTTTTCAGAGTTGACTGAGATTCACGCTTACGAACAAAATGTCATTGATTTTTCTAGTGGTGCTGAAGCAGAGCGGTTTGCCTACTTTTTTAAAGATTCTCTTACGGGGCTCTACAATGGCATTTACTTTGATATTCTTATGCACCACAAAGCCCAAGAAGCACGTTACCGCTGTTTGAATCTTGTGTTCATCAAAGGCATGAACGACTATAATCATCGCTTTGGCTGGGCCAAAGGTGACGCCTTGTTGCGTGCCTTTGCTACTTTTTTAAAACAAACGCTTCCCGATGCGTTACTTTTTAGGGTATACGGGGACGATTTTATCATCTTACTTCCTGAGTGTCTCGAACTTTCAGCCCAAACATTCGATGGCTTTGAGCCCCTTAAGCAGGGTAATATTGATTTATCAGTGCGGTATATCGACCTCAAGAAAAAACACATCACCAGTGCTCATGAGCTAGAAAAAGCGCTTTCTAGGGGTATTTAA
- the argB gene encoding acetylglutamate kinase — protein MQRKIQTAKTIITALPYIKKFTKKTIVIKYGGAAQINPDLKEKFAQDLVLLYLVGIRPVVVHGGGKRINELLDKLQLGTEFVDGMRVTDEKVMEVVEMVLSGSINKEITTLLNHHGAKAIGISGKDANFLKATPLENGKYGLVGEITDVDHTVLENLMNEKFIPVIAPIGSGGTTEHPGYNINADLAASKIAVSLKAEKVLFLTDTPGILDKEGHLLSSLTAEEVEALKADGTLYGGMLPKVSACMEAVSGGVKHAHIIDGRVEHSILLELFTDEGVGTVFSQ, from the coding sequence TTGCAACGCAAAATTCAGACGGCCAAAACCATCATCACGGCTTTGCCCTACATCAAAAAATTTACCAAAAAAACCATTGTGATTAAGTACGGTGGAGCAGCCCAAATCAACCCCGACCTCAAAGAAAAATTTGCCCAAGATTTAGTCCTTCTTTACCTTGTGGGCATTCGTCCCGTAGTGGTACACGGTGGCGGAAAACGCATTAATGAACTGCTAGACAAATTACAGCTTGGCACGGAATTTGTAGATGGCATGCGCGTGACAGACGAAAAAGTAATGGAAGTGGTAGAGATGGTCCTTAGCGGTAGCATCAACAAAGAGATCACCACCCTTTTGAACCACCATGGGGCTAAAGCCATTGGCATCAGCGGAAAAGACGCCAATTTCCTCAAAGCCACACCGCTAGAAAATGGAAAATACGGCCTCGTGGGTGAAATTACCGACGTTGACCACACTGTTCTTGAAAACCTCATGAACGAAAAATTCATCCCTGTGATTGCACCTATTGGCTCAGGAGGCACCACGGAACATCCAGGCTACAACATCAACGCCGACTTGGCCGCCAGTAAAATTGCTGTGAGTCTTAAAGCTGAGAAAGTGCTTTTTTTAACAGACACCCCTGGCATCCTTGACAAAGAAGGCCACCTTCTCTCCTCGCTAACAGCAGAAGAGGTAGAAGCCTTAAAAGCCGATGGCACCCTTTATGGCGGCATGCTCCCCAAGGTGAGTGCATGCATGGAAGCGGTAAGTGGTGGCGTCAAGCATGCCCACATCATCGATGGTCGCGTGGAACATTCCATCTTGCTTGAACTCTTCACCGATGAGGGCGTGGGAACGGTATTTAGCCAATGA
- the cutA gene encoding divalent-cation tolerance protein CutA — MSALLVLSTVPNEETAKIIAHNLIGQNLAACISFQKGLTSVFMWEGKIQEENEVLLLIKTKQALFETLKTTLYALHPYDVPEIIAFDISHGHTPYLQWIDSVTKETV; from the coding sequence ATGAGTGCGCTGCTTGTCCTTTCCACGGTTCCCAATGAAGAAACAGCAAAAATCATTGCTCATAACTTAATAGGCCAAAACCTTGCTGCGTGTATTAGTTTTCAAAAGGGCCTTACTTCGGTTTTTATGTGGGAAGGCAAAATTCAAGAAGAGAACGAGGTATTATTGCTCATCAAAACCAAACAAGCACTTTTTGAAACACTCAAAACAACCCTATATGCTTTGCATCCTTATGACGTGCCCGAAATTATTGCGTTTGATATTTCTCATGGGCACACCCCCTACCTACAATGGATTGATTCAGTGACAAAGGAAACCGTATGA
- the thrC gene encoding threonine synthase codes for MKLIETRGNDGFKPVHVDFSQAILSPSASFGGLYAPEHFPLLDAAFFTKAVTLSYQELTLDILERFGVDLPKEVLSEAVGLYGHFDDPSNPAPLAKLDETFFVSELYHGPTRAFKDMALQPFGHLLSHLAKARNERYLILAATSGDTGPATLDTFSDKPNIQVVCLYPEGGTSDVQRLQMVTAGGKNLKVLGIKGNFDDAQRALKSLLGSAEFIAQLQAKNIKLSAANSVNFGRIIFQIIYHIFGYVQLLKSGHIKAGESIYLTIPSGNFGNALGAYYAKKMGLPVEKILITSNINNILTDLITTGVYDVRERTLFQTTSPAMDILVSSNVERLLFDLFGPARTRELMEALQNQKCYRLSPEELTLLQSHFEATFCDDAFAKETLREVALKGYVLDPHTATCLKVRTLNLKPLKNILCSTAEWTKFAPTLFSALQQSPRTHPDKVALEGVSNALHVKIPSSIGALFQAPIMHPEVVTQEAIQGTILDFLEE; via the coding sequence ATGAAACTTATTGAAACCCGTGGAAACGATGGCTTTAAGCCTGTTCATGTTGATTTTTCTCAGGCAATTCTCTCTCCAAGTGCGAGCTTTGGAGGCTTGTATGCACCTGAACACTTTCCCTTGCTTGATGCAGCTTTTTTTACCAAAGCCGTAACCCTTTCTTACCAAGAGCTGACCTTAGATATTTTAGAGCGCTTTGGGGTTGACCTTCCCAAAGAGGTGCTTAGCGAAGCCGTTGGACTTTATGGCCACTTTGATGACCCTTCTAACCCTGCTCCACTTGCCAAGCTAGATGAGACGTTTTTTGTAAGCGAACTTTACCACGGCCCAACGCGTGCCTTTAAAGACATGGCGTTGCAACCTTTTGGCCACTTGCTCTCTCATCTTGCCAAAGCGCGCAATGAACGCTATCTCATCCTAGCCGCCACCAGTGGTGACACAGGCCCAGCGACCTTAGATACCTTTAGCGACAAACCCAATATTCAAGTCGTATGCCTTTATCCAGAAGGGGGAACCAGCGATGTTCAGCGCCTTCAAATGGTTACTGCGGGTGGCAAAAACCTCAAAGTATTAGGCATTAAAGGCAACTTCGATGACGCGCAACGCGCGCTAAAAAGCTTGCTTGGCTCTGCAGAATTTATCGCGCAACTTCAAGCAAAAAACATCAAACTTAGCGCGGCCAATTCTGTCAACTTTGGACGCATTATTTTTCAAATCATTTACCACATTTTTGGCTACGTGCAACTTCTAAAAAGTGGGCATATAAAAGCGGGGGAATCCATCTACCTCACCATCCCTAGTGGAAATTTTGGCAACGCTTTAGGAGCCTATTATGCTAAAAAAATGGGCTTGCCTGTAGAGAAAATCCTTATTACTTCTAACATCAACAACATCCTCACCGACCTCATCACTACGGGTGTGTATGACGTGAGAGAACGCACTTTATTCCAAACCACCTCGCCAGCTATGGACATCCTTGTCTCCTCCAACGTGGAGCGGCTGTTGTTTGACCTTTTTGGCCCTGCGCGCACCCGCGAGCTGATGGAAGCCTTACAAAACCAAAAATGCTATCGCCTTAGCCCAGAGGAACTCACCCTCTTGCAAAGCCATTTTGAGGCGACATTTTGCGATGATGCTTTTGCCAAAGAAACCCTGCGTGAGGTTGCCCTTAAAGGCTACGTGCTTGACCCACACACCGCCACATGCCTCAAAGTGCGCACACTAAACCTTAAACCCCTTAAAAACATTCTTTGCTCGACCGCCGAGTGGACGAAATTTGCCCCTACACTTTTTAGCGCCCTGCAACAAAGCCCACGTACCCATCCAGACAAAGTGGCCTTAGAAGGGGTTTCTAACGCTTTACATGTAAAGATTCCCTCCTCCATTGGCGCCTTATTTCAAGCACCCATTATGCACCCTGAGGTCGTCACCCAAGAAGCTATCCAAGGGACGATTTTGGATTTTTTAGAGGAATAA
- the kdsB gene encoding 3-deoxy-manno-octulosonate cytidylyltransferase has translation MIIIPARLASTRFPEKILAPIHGVPMVIATAKRVQSVDRVAIAADDPQVVNLAKSYGFEAVLTASSHQSGTDRINEAATLLGLNEEEVVINVQGDEPFIEPEIIALLQKRVHAIAHLPWAMASCHKAITAQEAADPNLVKVVLSHVNEALYFSRSPIPYDRDKAGAPYWGHLGLYGFTRATLRAFCALPPAPLEHIEKLEQLRALYHGRTIAMVEVVSQSFGIDTPKDLEKALKLFPSK, from the coding sequence ATGATTATCATCCCTGCACGGCTTGCTTCTACACGTTTTCCTGAAAAAATCCTCGCCCCCATTCATGGCGTGCCTATGGTTATTGCTACCGCAAAACGGGTGCAAAGCGTTGACCGCGTTGCCATTGCCGCTGATGACCCACAGGTGGTAAACCTTGCTAAGAGTTACGGTTTTGAGGCGGTGCTCACCGCCTCGTCCCACCAAAGCGGCACCGACCGCATCAACGAAGCAGCCACCCTGCTAGGATTAAATGAAGAAGAAGTGGTTATAAACGTGCAGGGAGATGAGCCTTTTATTGAGCCAGAAATTATCGCACTTTTACAAAAAAGAGTTCACGCCATAGCCCATCTTCCGTGGGCCATGGCAAGCTGTCACAAGGCTATCACCGCCCAAGAAGCCGCCGACCCAAATCTGGTAAAAGTTGTGCTAAGTCACGTCAACGAGGCCCTTTATTTCTCCCGCTCTCCCATCCCCTATGACCGCGACAAAGCAGGCGCGCCCTACTGGGGACACCTAGGGCTTTATGGTTTCACGCGTGCCACATTGCGTGCTTTTTGCGCGTTGCCGCCCGCGCCACTTGAACACATCGAAAAACTCGAACAACTCCGCGCCCTCTACCACGGACGCACCATTGCTATGGTAGAGGTTGTCTCGCAAAGTTTTGGTATCGATACCCCAAAAGACTTAGAGAAGGCATTAAAGCTATTTCCCAGTAAGTAG
- a CDS encoding transporter substrate-binding domain-containing protein: MKQLLIALLTTASFLFAAPPLKVGMELAYPPFEMSQTDGTPSGVSVDFAKALAKELGRELVIENIAWDGLIPSLRTGKVDLIISSMTITEERKKSIAFSVPYAQSNLAILTHPKAGVQGIEDLNQKGKRVAVKKGTTGHIYAAANLPSAQLLVFDRENAAILEVIQQKADGFLYDQLTIYRNWDRHQEATVALLKPFQETPEYWGVALRQSDTELKAQVDTFITKAKKDGTFDAFSRTHLSKARETFDGLGIPFFF; the protein is encoded by the coding sequence ATGAAGCAACTTTTGATTGCACTGCTCACCACGGCCTCTTTTCTTTTTGCTGCGCCACCTCTTAAAGTGGGCATGGAGCTAGCCTACCCGCCCTTTGAAATGAGCCAGACTGATGGCACACCTAGTGGCGTGAGCGTGGATTTCGCCAAAGCTTTAGCCAAAGAACTTGGACGGGAGCTGGTCATCGAAAACATCGCGTGGGATGGGCTGATTCCCTCACTGCGTACGGGTAAAGTAGACCTCATCATCTCCTCCATGACCATCACCGAAGAGCGTAAAAAAAGCATCGCTTTTTCTGTTCCTTACGCCCAATCTAACCTTGCCATCCTCACCCACCCCAAAGCGGGCGTGCAAGGCATTGAAGACTTGAACCAAAAAGGCAAGCGTGTGGCGGTCAAAAAAGGCACCACAGGGCATATTTACGCTGCTGCAAACCTTCCTAGCGCGCAACTCTTGGTCTTTGACCGTGAAAATGCCGCCATACTGGAAGTCATCCAACAAAAAGCCGATGGGTTTTTGTACGACCAACTCACCATTTACCGCAACTGGGATCGCCACCAAGAAGCAACCGTTGCCCTCTTGAAACCCTTTCAAGAAACCCCCGAATACTGGGGCGTTGCCTTGCGCCAAAGTGACACTGAGCTCAAAGCCCAAGTAGATACATTCATTACCAAAGCCAAGAAAGATGGCACCTTTGATGCCTTTTCACGTACGCATCTTTCCAAAGCCCGCGAAACCTTTGACGGCCTTGGCATTCCTTTTTTCTTTTAG
- a CDS encoding amino acid ABC transporter permease yields the protein MEYKETSILPRPAYWLNAFLLVLGVGALGAFMFQNSLYTFEWSGVWGYRQKFIDGFIMTIIISLNALVLSIFLGIFFAYGQGSKIILLRFFSRFYVELIRGTPLLVQILIFFYVFANNLGFDNRYIVGTVILALFAGAYVTEIIRAGLQSVGVEQYESAKSLGFSPFQTYRYILFPQALKRILPPLTGQFASIIKDSSLLSIISISEFTMNAQEVNAYTYSTLESYIPLAIGYLALTYPISLFASRLEKRLKD from the coding sequence TTGGAGTACAAAGAAACCTCCATACTTCCGCGCCCCGCCTACTGGCTTAACGCCTTTTTGCTGGTGCTTGGCGTGGGGGCGTTGGGGGCGTTTATGTTTCAAAACTCCCTTTACACCTTTGAATGGTCAGGCGTTTGGGGCTACCGCCAAAAGTTTATTGATGGCTTTATCATGACCATCATCATCTCCCTAAACGCTCTTGTGTTAAGCATTTTTTTGGGGATTTTCTTCGCCTACGGGCAGGGTTCGAAAATCATTCTCTTGCGTTTTTTTAGTCGCTTTTACGTCGAGCTCATCCGAGGCACACCCCTTTTAGTACAAATTCTTATCTTTTTTTACGTCTTTGCCAACAACCTTGGCTTTGACAATCGCTACATCGTAGGCACCGTCATCCTTGCGCTTTTTGCAGGAGCGTATGTCACTGAAATCATCCGTGCAGGGCTTCAAAGTGTCGGAGTTGAGCAATACGAAAGTGCCAAAAGCCTTGGATTTTCACCTTTTCAAACCTACCGCTACATTCTCTTTCCCCAAGCCCTAAAACGCATCTTGCCCCCGCTCACAGGGCAGTTTGCTTCCATCATCAAAGATTCTTCCTTACTCTCCATCATCTCCATCAGCGAATTCACCATGAACGCCCAAGAAGTCAACGCCTACACTTACTCCACCCTAGAGAGCTACATTCCCTTAGCCATCGGATACTTAGCACTCACCTACCCCATTTCTCTTTTTGCTTCGCGTCTTGAAAAACGTTTAAAGGATTGA